One segment of Choloepus didactylus isolate mChoDid1 chromosome 15, mChoDid1.pri, whole genome shotgun sequence DNA contains the following:
- the C15H10orf120 gene encoding uncharacterized protein C10orf120 homolog produces the protein MIREWENEWQNIGKQRVKYLTTHERKIAEGKSNKDGKSVKTINTNYSFQDEESLFWQEDLCPISQLGIRTKFNKSDPRIALGRYSPLEKEILRLGGVHTVAARRFLAYKQEEERKMLKALQLPSTDFKQGVEHKKHHSTPRAPCGPLEKIWTAKVTVPPEEFKMPQREQVNISKHIERMQLARALRNKQLLPYMERFRCSSFLSGAGLGPTARRKAKEEEENFTMDATDNTKQKEKEEAENKNTKKQEIKLNVIFKSEEPKRCLTNQLNEQKPFLPTRKLERSITGPTNRSVFPFSEFPGDLMLMNQDFIARGAHSSDSVKPYPQKEGWIWKEYMRKIESHHY, from the exons ATGATCAGAGAGTGGGAGAATGAATGGCAGAATATTGGAAAACAGAGGGTTAAATATCTGACTACCCATGAAAGGAAGATCGCAGAGGGGAAGTCTAATAAGGATGGGAAGTCAGTCAAGACAATTAATACAAACTATTCCTTTCAGGATGAAGAATCTCTGTTCTGGCAAGAGGATCTGTGCCCTATTTCACAGTTGGG GATACGGACCAAATTCAACAAATCAGACCCACGCATTGCCCTCGGGAGATACTCCCCCTTGGAAAAAGAGATCCTA CGCCTGGGCGGTGTCCACACGGTAGCAGCGAGAAGGTTTTTGGCTTATAAGCAAGAGGAAGAGCGGAAAATGCTCAAGGCACTACAGTTGCCGTCAACAGACTTCAAACAGGGAGTAGAGCATAAGAAGCACCATTCCACCCCTCGTGCTCCCTGTGGGCCCTTGGAGAAAATATGGACGGCAAAGGTGACTGTGCCCCCAGAGGAGTTTAAAATGCCGCAGCGTGAGCAGGTCAATATTAGCAAGCACATAGAAAGGATGCAGCTTGCTCGAGCCCTGAGAAATAAGCAGCTTTTACCCTACATGGAAAGGTTTCGGTGCTCTTCATTTCTGTCCGGAGCGGGCCTGGGCCCAACAGCCAGACGCAAGgccaaggaagaggaagaaaattttACCATGGATGCTACTGATAACACCaagcagaaggagaaagaggaggcagagaacaaaaacacaaaaaaacaagaaataaaactgaatgtaattTTCAAGTCAGAAGAACCAAAACGATGCTTGACAAACCAACTGAATGAACAGAAACCATTCCTCCCCACAAGGAAACTGGAACGGTCAATCACGGGCCCAACGAACCGCAGTGTTTTCCCCTTCTCTGAATTTCCTGGAGATCTGATGCTAATGAATCAGGATTTTATAGCACGGGGAGCCCACTCCAGTGATTCAGTGAAACCCTATCCCCAGAAAGAAGGATGGATCTGGAAAGAGTACATGCGCAAAATTGAGTCTCACCACTATTAA